CTGGCCCGGCGAATTGTGGTTGTCGGGTTTATCAGGTAGGTCTAGAGTCTagaattttcatattttcacattttagGCTTAAgtaattgtataaaaatagaCACAAGTACACagaaattgtgttttttttttttgatttatcaAGGGGTTCGCTTGAAGCAATCAGCAATTATTAGCCAACTGACagcattgcgtatacgtaatgtgcttgcagtttgcatttttgtgATCTTATCTGAAGCACCTGCCACCTACCTGTTGCGATGTGGACTGATGTGAGGTTTCCTTAAGACTACTGCAAGAACTCGAACTTGTATTGATCTGTCGTCCGCCCAAATTGGCGACTGTTGTGCTGCCCCCCGTTAGGGGGCCCCCTCCGTTGGCTGTGATGCCGCCGTTCAGTGTGGGCGTATTGCAGCTGGACAGGGGCGTGGTCGATGCTGGGCCACTCTTCTTGTTGAAACTTTCAATGAGCGTCGTCGCCGGACTCAACATGCCGCTCTGTGAACTATCCGAGAAGTCTGTCATCTGTGCGAGAAGAGAGTAGAAGTTGCTCAGTCAGATAAGTGTTATTCCAAGCTATTTACAGGTAGTATTTGCATCTACAGCTCCCTAGACAAATTTTACCTTTTATGGGCAACAGGTGAAAATCTAATCTTGCGTCTGTGAGTCTAGGAGCCGAGCATTTATTCATTCAGAATTCTTTGCTTgggcaaatatttaatgaaatgtattttatgTGCATAGAAATGAGTTGGaagcatagaaaaaaaaagcaccgCATGAGCCATAAACACTTCAAAATGCCTAAATCAAACAATAAcatgatttgtatatttattcatGTTTGCAGCACAACAAATGGCACCTACATTTGAATCATTTTTTTTGCCGTGCACTGCCCAGTGCCTGCAAAACTGTGGCATTCATGGCGCCGTGCGACCTGCTCGGTAATGCAATGTGCTTTAGATAAAATGTAGTCCAACAGTAacgtgtttgtttttaaacaaaaaaattacaaaacttATGTTCACGAATTGATTAATGTTTGTTTAGTTATGATAATTCAATTTCTGTATCTTAAATCTATTTAGTATCTAGGGTATGCTACATAAATAATACGCTGGCAGTTGGTcgatttgttgctgttgttgttttcgtatgcacataattaatattgttttgaTTTAAGGCAGCACTTCGATTAAAATTCCATTTACGCGTGGGCGTACGTCCCACTTGAGTTCGTTTCTCGTTTCTGTGATTCGTAGAGTTTTCTGTGTGTGGGCGCACGCGAACAGTTTTGCAATTCGCgttcttaaatcaatatttgcaatttcacAAGTAGTCCATATGtaatttattgcaaatttatatacGTTTTATCCTATAGCTgtttaacaataaaaacacgCCTTAAAACGCGCCAAGAAGGCGCCGTAACTGTCTGCAGAGTTACCAAACTTCCAAAGCtttctttgtgcttttgcCAGCCAGTGTGTATGCTTCAAACATAACGTACATTGCCGCGACGGTAGTTAACAACACTGGTCTAGTGCTTGGCGCAGAGCGGCCCACCAGCTGTTATTTTGGTATGTtgcttttggtattttttgtttcatatacatatatttttttttattttgtggacTACGCGCACTGGCCACACTGCTGCTGGAGCCATTCACTCGCTCGttgataaaaatgtattaattattGCAAAGTAGCTAGAAAAAGTGCACAAAAGTGGCATAAACTATAGTCAAAGCAGTTGTGAACGCTCTACCACAACGAAATGGCACGTGCACACCCTTCGAATTGTGGCTGGCTTTGTTTCTGGCTCTGTATGGCGTCAGCAACATACGCGTCAGCCGACGTCATGACGGCAGCTGGAGTGGGGGGAGCTGgcacaacaacgacaacaacgcaAAATGCGCTGCTGGCGACCGCTGGAAAACAGGAGCTGTCGGCAAACGGCAAACAGTTGCCGGTCTGCTCACGCATGTTGCGGCACGTCTTTGAGAATGCGACGCCGCGCGACGAACAGCAGGCTGGCGTCTTCGAGGAGTACAAACCGGAGGTGGGCCAAGTGCTCGACGAGGAGACGTATCTGTGGAGCTGTCTGGAGGCGTGCTGTGAGAAATCCCAGTCGCGGAATCGTGGAAGCAACCAAACCAATTCCTGCAACGTGGTCTTAGTTTTCAAGCGCAAATGCTATCACATTCACTGCGTCAGCAATGAGGCCTGCCTGCCCAAGTCACTGGCGCGGGAGCGTGAAAATGAGAAGGTACAAATGGTGCTGGTCAATCCAGTGGATGGGGACCAGCCAGAGACTTGGACGCAGCTGCTCAAGGCCACCAAACAGAACGCTGCAATGCTGCCGTACGAGTCGGAGCTCAACTTTTGGAAGCAGCCGCATCGTTTGCCCTTTCAAGTGAGCCACGCCAAAGCTTGCCTTTGAGCATCCTTTACTTTACTATTTCCTTTTGCAGGATAGCAACGCCTACGATGACGACGAGTTTCCCATGGCGGAAAAGCGCATGAAGCAACTATTGCTGCAACCACCCGACGAGAACGAAGAGGATCTTAGCTACTATGGCGGCGCTGAGCTGCCGAGCACTGCAAAATTCATGACATGCGATCTGGACACACCTTGTCCACCGCAGGAGGAGTGTGTGCCGCTCCAGGCGAATGCGGTGACGGGTCTATGCAGCTGCAAGCATGGATTCATTCGCAACAAGCAGCACAAATGCATCATGCCCGCCGTGCCATACAGCGCATATTTGCCCAATGAAGCGTCTGCTTTGGTCACCCAAGAAGCGGCAGGCAGCGAGATTGTGCCCGAGGTAGTCGCCCCGCCGCCCGTCAAACAAGAAGTTAACAAGGTGACCGTGTCTGTCATGTCCAAGGAGGTGCAGCTGCCTGAGCAGGAGGTGACGCTAGCCGCGTTCACGGTTCCCGATGAGGAGACGAGCGGCGCCAAATACAAATATCTGTGGACGCTTATATCACAGCCCAAGGGACCGATGAATGGTACTATTTCGGATCAGAGCAAGCCCAAGGTGAAGCTCTCGAATCTCTCCGCGGGCTTATACACCTTCAAGGTGACTGTGACCGGTGACAATGGCACCTTTGGCGAGGCAGCCGCTAATGTGACAGTGCTGCCCGAGAGGCGGATTAATCAGGCACCACAGGTTATCATCTCGCCGTCGGAGCAAACCATTCGTCAGCCCACCTCGAATGCGGTGCTCGATGGCAGCACCAGCACCGACGATGACAAGATCGTCAACTGGCACTGGGAGGTCATCTTAGGACCGCTTGGCTATCAGCCGCAGCTGCCGGAGGTGAATACGCTACAATTGGATCTCACCTCGCCGGGCAACTATACCTTCAAGCTGACCGTAACGGACTCCAATAATGTAACCAACTCGACCACAGCCACCATACAGGTGCTAAAGGAGACGGACTATGCGCCGGTGGCCAATGCTGGGGATGCCGTCATTTTGTATCTGCCAAACAACAATGTGACGCTCAACGGAACCGCCAGCTCCGACGATCACGAAATCGTTGAATGGGAATGGACAAAAGATGCCAGTGATGAGGCGAAGGCGGTTGACATGCAGAACACAAGAACACCATATGTACAGCTGTCCAATTTGGAGGAGGGCATGTACACGTTCGTCCTGAAGGTCACCGACAGCAGCAAACAGTCGAGCACCGCCAAGGTACATGTATTTGTGAAGCCACCCACCAACTCACCGCCTACGGCCAAAGCTGGCGTCAATGTGGTAAGTCGAGAAATAGCTAAATCTTTTATGTCTATCGATGACATGCTTCCCATGCGCACAGACAACGAGCCTGCCCATCAACTGGGCAATTTTAAATGGATCCGAATCGAAAGATGACATTGGCATCAAAAGCTATCAGTGGAAGCAGCTCAGCGGACCCAACAAAGCGCTCATACTCAAGTCGAACAGCTCTGTAAGTACAAACAATAAGTACAATACAAAACCTAATCTAATCTCTCACATATCCGCCACTTGTATAGATTGCTAATGCCACCAGCCTAACGCTCGGCCTATACGAGTTCGAGCTAAGCGTTGCGGATGAGAACAACAACACGGCCACCGACAGTACCTGGGTGAAGATTGTGCAGGGTACGTGGttagccaaaaacaaaatgaatctATTGTAAGCTAATGCCGCATTTATTCCAAAGAACGCAATGCGGCGCCTATTGCTAATGCTGGTGGGGATCGCACCATTGCCTTGCCCGTCACAGCTATATATTTGAATGGGTCGCAGTCATCGGACGATTTGGCTGTCGTAAAATATGTTTGGACGCGTGAGGATTCTAGTCAGGCGGCCGGCGTCATCGTGGGCGATACGGACAAGCAGCCAATTATGATTGTAAGTCCAGGCCAGACACCAGCTGGGAAGGATTGTCATATAAATGCTCCATTCTTACAGCTCAGCAACGTGGTGCAGGGTCGCTACGTCTTTAAGCTAACTGTGAGCGATGATCAGGGTCTGACCGGCACGGATTCAGTCAGCATTAATGTCCATGCGGATCCCATGCTTATGAATCTGGTGCAAGTAACGCTGCCGATGGGCTTGTCGGTGGTAACCAAAAGCGAGCTGGATTCCACAGTGcagaagctgcagctgctgctgggcgaTGACAATAAGATACAAATCAGGGAACTCAAGCAGGATCTGCACACAGAGGCGGCAGTGCTGGAGTTCTTTGTAATGACCAACAATGCGAAGAGTGGACAGTCGAGGCCAATGGATGGACTGCATGTGGAGCGTATGCTGCGTGCCAAATTGCAAAAGGATGACTCAATTCTAGGTGCACTTTATGTGGACATTCGCACCACCGTGTGCCAGAATAATTGCTCTGGACATGGCAGATGCGAACCCTCGACGAGAGCTTGCATTTGCGAGGCATTCTGGATGCCATCGGTAGGATTCTTCTTCAGCAACGATGAGGCCAACTGCGGTAGCTATAGAAACATTTCAACTCTAAAACTTTATATTAAGCCGTCGTTTGCCCCACAGACTGGTccattttgtatgtttttgtgGGCGTGATTTccagctgcctgctgctcTCGGGCATCTTCTGGGGCATTGCCTGTGCCTGCCGCCAGACCAAGAAGCCGCGCATGCGTCAAAAGGTGCAAAAATATGCGCTGATCGGCACCCAGGATGAAGAGGCTGCCAATTGTAAGTTGCTGCCGAAATAGTTCGAACATATCTGAATAGCCTTTATATTACACAGATTCGCGCAACACTTCACTCACCGAATCGGAAACGGATTCGGATGTGCTCTTCGAGACGCGCTCCAAGAGCAATGGCATTGGCAAGCGCAAAGCCAATCACAGCAGCTCACAAGGCAGCGGATCGGCTGGACGTGAGGGCAACAAATATGCGGCTACCAAGCTGGGCCGCAAGATCAAAACATAGACGAGAGAATTACTTGTACTatatctgtgtgcgtgtgtctgttaGTTCATATAGAGTGTGCGtgatatatacctatatacacctatatctatatatatatatatacaagtatatatttgtatttctatataaccccatatacaaacatatatgaaTGTTTTGTACTTGTCGAGCACGCAAAGTGCCTGCtgatttatgtttatattttatgtactATATTTTAGactttatacatatgtatatgtgttttatatatttgtaactctatgtgtgtatatgtgcgtgtgtctgttcCTTTTGCTTATGTATGTGATATGTGCACAAACCTCTTGGCTGTTTACCTCCTATTTTTATGATAATTTAGTTTTACTTGCGCTACTGCTGTGCAATTAACAattgtttacatattttgtataattacttttatgatttgtatattttttttatactttgtttgtgtgtatatagcGATAGGATTTCACAATCAATGTAATAAATTACATGTAACTGCTTTAAACTGAAAATTAATGTTGCAAACGGCGGGAGAAGTTTgggaaaaagttaataaattttaGTTAAACAATAAACGGCTGTCAGAGCACAGTTGGCGCACAGTTTGACAGTCATGCGTGGGCGCACAGTTTGACATTTTAAAGCATTTCAATGCAAATATTGACGCCGTTTTTTATTTGCCTGAACAAATTGGTCGAAGTGCTTGTTATTTGCTGCTCAGCTTGGAGCGCGGTTCCCGGTAAGCAATCGAAACGCAGCGCATCACAAATCTTTAGCCTCTGATTCATTTGGGCAGACAGTTTTTTTGGGCTTTTATTTTGAAGTGTTTGcgctttttattgatttgggCCGGATTTGTGCTACTGACGGCGGGCGGTCGCAACGTCAGTTTGTTGCCTGCTCtttgccctttttttttgttttattttctgatGGTGGCATGCCACGCGCGCCCCatatttaacacacacacacacacacacacacagtgctGGGCGCGGCACTTTGGTTTGGCTGAGACACGCGATTCGCTCATAGCCATTGCCGCGGCGCCTGCTGGACGCAgctgccacctgccacctgccacGTTTGGATGGTTGGCCAGGCTGTGGCCAGgctggggcagcagcagcacctgaACCTAATTAAGCGACCTTCGTCGGTTTGTTTGGCGCACTTTGCATGCCAAACCTAATGAAAAGTTTCTTGAACTTTGGCCCTCACACACGtgacatatttttttataagctGTTATTTACATTTGCTTTTCTCGGTATTTTTATGCGCgtttaattgtttgttttgactGCCCCGCCGCCCGCAGCTCGCCCACCCCCGCCCCCCCCCCATGCAGCAATATGTCTGCTTAAATTCCTTTCGCATTTCCAAGAAATCTTCGAAGAGCAAgagataaataaattgaattttgaatagcattaaaaatgttaattttctttGCACTTAATTCGTATTTGCTTAATTTCAACATTCTCTTGACTAATTCACATGCTCAGCTCCGCTGACAGTTTACGGCTTTTCGAAGTTATTAATTTTGAGAGAGAAAAAACAGACACACGATAATGCCACAATACACCCAGGGCCGACGGGCTACCGGAATTATCAGCattattattaagtttttctcattctttttgttatttatttttgtttgtcattTGACAAATCAGCCAAAAGAAATCTGACTAAATTCAGCTGTCGCTTTGAGTTAaaagcatttgcataaattaaacttAAGTGAGATCtttattgttaatttataagcacacaaaaattcatcaaataCGCATTAGCTTTAAAAGCCCAACCACGACAAATAGGCCTAAGTTGTGGCAGAAAATTGATCAGACTTTTCTTTATGAGTAATGCAGGTATTTCCCATTTAAATTTCCCACAGCTTAAAAAGCCTGACAAACCTCCACTTTctatcaaaatttgtttaaaattccAGAGGCGATTACCTAAAATTTCAGTATGCCAAAAGTATTTCAAGGTTTTGGTTTCAATTTGCGCTTAGAATtccattaaaaaattataaaacttatcaattaacataataaaaacaaacgtgTGCGCAGAGCGCAGAACCGAAAAATACCACAAAACCAGTAAGTATGCTGTGGTcgagagtgcccgactagggcATACCCTGCATCTGGTACCCTCTATACCAGATGCACTTTACACTTTCTTTGTTTACCTATTAAATGAGGATGCTAattgagaatatatattctttacgGTGTCGAAGATGCCTCTTTTTCCcggttacatacatttgcacataaCCATCATACCCTTTTGATTCATTTCCACTGggcataataaacaaaaataatggaAGAACAGAACTGGCTTTGTTAACGGATAAAGTTTTTATGTGGTTTTTATGCGATTCAAATTAATTCTTCAAACTCGGAGGCTAGCTGAGGGGAAGCTGGCCGCATTTATGCATAGCACAATATTTAAAAGcatgaattatatatatttatacatacatatatatctatataaaactGTCTTTCGTGAGGAACTGATTGATGAACATATACattcattcatacatacatacatacatacatacatacacacatacatacatacatacatacatacatatatatatacatacatacatacatacatacatacatacatacatacatacatacatacatgcatacatacatacatacatacatacatacatacatacatacatacatacatacatacatacatacatacatacatacatacatacatacatacatacatacatacatacatacatgaatacatactcacaaatttaaaaaaaaaacatcaacaaaaaaaaaccacaaaaaaaaagcacaacaCTACTCGCTAAGCATGAAAGACCGCAGAgcctacttgaattcttgagaatcgaggagtagAGCACTTGGTGAAAATTCATTTAgttaaatttgcagcacagcGATAAATAATTTTGGTCGCTTGGTATGAAGaaataaacatgcatacatatatacattaatgcatacatacatacacgctcacccacaaacacacacacactcacatatatatatatatatatatatatatatatatatatatatatattacttttaCTTGTATCTCTATGTATAAAATTGCTTatcctgattgactgactaattgactgactgactaattgactgactgattgattgactgactgattgactgactgactgattgactgattaacGCCCAGATCGTACCGTAAGAGCTGGGAAGCTAAAATTTCACTGTAGTCAACTAATGTGATGAAGGTTCGGGAAAACTCGCGAAAAATGGTTGTATGCAAGTTTTtcgtttaccatccgatcggttTCAAACCCATTTTCAAAGAGCGTGTTGAGaatttttttgataattgCCATGGGCAAGGCTGGGCATACCCGctagtatgtatatacatatatgctataatttatatatatatatatatatatatatatatatatattaaatggcACACGAGACAACGCTTGAGTGACTTTTAATGTATTCGCGacaattatttttgtgcttGCAGATAGCAGCGGgccataaaatgttttaatgttttatttgcgttttattattgtttaattaGGCGCCCCGCAGAGTGGCGCCCCGCCCCTCAATGACAAAACATTgtcagtttatttgtttgcccgAGTGCGATTCGTGTAAGCCAAGTTTATTGTTCTGGACGCCATTTCAgatgcaaatgaaaaaaaaaagaaagaaacaacaaaacgcGTTGCCAACGCTCTAAAAAGCGTGGGTCGAACAAATgcgaaaaaaattaaaaaaaataaataaaaaactagaAAGTAGGAAAATCTTTGGCAAGCCGAAGTGTTAATACTCTTGTGGACACATTTGCCTTAGGCAGAAATTTGAAAAGTATCTTGGAAAAGCAAATACtatttcatacaagaaccAACTTTTCAACTGATCGGACCTATGggaactatatgatatagttgaccgattctgaCAAGATGTGCATATAGTAGgtaacatagtaaaacttatatatgccaagtttagtcaaaatatcttcataaacaaaaaagttttccacaCTAGAACCACCTTTGTACCGATCGTTctcatggcagctatatgctatagtgctccgatcggGCTGGTTTCGACATATATCAAGACGAAAGCTTTCAATCTGAGAGACTAGCTCGCaaagagacagaaagacaAAGAGACagaaggacagacagacagctggACTTGGCTATATTAGCCAGACTTTAgaagctgatcaagaatatatatctttatatatatacattacaCATTACATattcaaattataataccctcgaCAAAGGGTATTCAAATGCTGCACTTGGTTAAGGTTCGAGCTGTGTGGGCAGCAGGTGACACTGGCTTTTAAAAGTGGGCGTATgtgaagaacaacaaaaagtgtGTAAACTTGTGAAAtagcaaaatgttaattattttttgtgcttCTGAAAGTGACGCGGTTAGAGCACCATTTATAGAAAAGTCAAGTCAAGAGATCTACGGAGATCTTACTAGAATATACAAAAGTCTGAAAATAAGAATAATCATTCTTAAACAGAaatattttgcacattttctaTGGTTAGTTCTGACGGAAGCAGAATTGTCTAGAGATTGGAATGTACATATTAAGCCCAGGCAAAGGATCTTAGGAACTGCCCAAAAGACTGTACAGAAGAATTATAGAATTATCTATTCAAGTGGAGGCGAtagtaaaaaaatatttaaattatttttaatattcaaatttttttggattctttttttcttctttttttagaAATTCGAATTTTTGCAGATTAAAACGGTTTGGTTCTTGAGATGAGGTCAGATGAGCCAAAGCGCctattgtattttaaaataaattcgattcagaatgttttttttttttttgatacccCATTGGAAGTGGATAAAAGGGTATGATGGTTTTGTgctaatgtatgtaacagggtGAAGGAAGCTTAAGACTTGACTAGGTCTGGATAGGGCGCAATTCGATAACTTTCCCAGTTTCAAGgcaatcgataattatcgataacgaAATcgtgttttttgagcaaatctcttTGGTTTTAAGATCAAAAGTCACCAAATTTAACATGTTGTTTCTGGTATAGTATATACAGataaagtatctttcattttacaGGCACCTCCGACCCCTTCCGGCCTTAGCGAGCGCTGCATTTGGTATTGGCAGAAAGTTCAGGGTATgtgctagtcgggcactcctgACTAGCGCACTCTAACTCTTTGCTTTGTGCTTAACCAATTCATTGCCAAGACTACACAAAAAATCAGGCAGCGAAGAATGCAGCTCTGATATAAAATTGTGGCCACATAAACATATCTAACTAGATATGAGACTTAAGCTTTGCTAATCGTATTATTTATGcctaaaaattgtttattaatatcTACGAGTAGGGCTTTAAAAAAACAGCAGTGGGATTAATTATGCACGATAGGTGTAAGCTATTgctgaaatatataattaatgcaaaatgttatttataggTGCGAGCAAGCACTGATCGATACCTGCTAAACtttaaacaataaatgaaTAGAATGGAATGTGCAAAGAATTGTTTCTTTTATTGCATACACCTATCTCGCCGTGCTCAGTTCTCAACtttgagaaattaaatttagctaCGTGCAATAAATATGACATCCGACTCGCAAGCATTTCCGCTCCAGCAAAAGGGCCAACAGCGCGAGTTGCACAATTTAACTGGCGTTCAGCAATTTGCCATTCAAATTGACAGTAAGTGCATTATGTGAGAGAAACGACATTGCTCATACGGCCCGTGGGCGCTGCACGGTTGTGGCAAATCGAATGCGCACACGGGGTTCAAGGTGAGCGCAATTGTTAGCCGAAACAAGCCAAGTGCAACAAACAGCTGCAATCTGTGCCGCTATCTTTGCCAATTAGTTGCCGCATCTGCCACAGAAACAGAATTGTGTCTCATTAGCTGCAGATTAATTTTGAATGCATTCGCAATTTGACGTTGCATTTAGCAAGTCGCGTGGgtgttgccaaaaaaaaaaaaaaacaaaaaaacaaaactaagcAACCGAAAAGAAATATCTAAGTGCCACAAGAGTTAACGTGCCGCACTGTACTCTGCGCCCAAAGGGGGTTGCTCTGGCTGTGCAACCCTTGGCCAAATGACGCAGTTAGCCCTTGACACGAGTCGCTGGTTTGGCGCCAAGCGGGTCAGCCTGCAGTTACCAatagatatatacacatatacatatacatatatatatatagatgataTTGTGAGCGTGTGCGGCTTTTAACTAGCTGTGTTTTGATAAGAGCTGCCAGAGATAagccataaataaacaacaattccGAAGCATTCACCTCAAACACTAAACAGTTGCCATGCGTGTGGGCTTAGTTTGAAccagaacaagaacaagaaaacatatataaaaaaaaaaatatatatatatatatataaagaaagagaaaaacataaaaccgGTTCATCAATTGACTGAGACGTCAGCGTGTTTGGCAGCGCGCCAGAGCGTCTGTCGCTGGGTTGGGGTTCGGGGTCTGGGTCGGGGTCGGGGTTGGGATCGGGGTAGAAAAGGTAAAAGTGCCAAATGCTACATCAATTTAATGGCtatctctatgtgtgtgtgtgtgtgtgtgtgtgtgtgtcagtgcaATCAAAGCATAATCGAGGCAATCGAGCATgaagcacaaacaaaacacaagcacacacacacacacacacatagatatgGCAAAAGCTATCTGCGAGATACATTTTCgttttgccattgccatttcctacacacacacacacacacacgctaaACAGAGAGACAACAGAGTGCGAtctaataacaacaacaagaacaaacgGGAACCACACAGCGCCAAACGATTtactataaacaaaaacaggcAAAGCATTTTATGTCTTTTCTTGCGTATTGCTTTTTATGCTTGCAAAAGTTGTacatttcttattatttacctttGCCTATATTTACTGTCTGTCTTATTTGTATTGAACTCTTGCTTACTTTGTGCgcatattaagaaaaaatcattttataagcaatgcacaaattttcactggcatcaaaaaaaaaaagaaacactttCATCGAAAGATCGCAACGTTAAGAAGCCGCACGGAAATCGCGTGCGTTTTGTATTGCGCGCGtgtttttctttgattttgtaGCTTTTGAACGCGCGGAAGCAACGAACACAACTGAAAcgaaaattgaatgaaaagcACTAAAAGCGCTCAGGGCACGGCCACGggcacagagagagagagagtgatgTGGTGAGAGAGCGTGAGCGAGCGGGTCAAACTTGTTTGTGTTTGGGCTTTGGCAGCGTGCCTGCCgtaaaacgacaacaacgaaaacaggCTGCCAGCGTTTTCGAGCACTGGCACTGGCGTTGCCAGCGTGCGTGCACAGAGAGCTTTCTGAActtgttgctcttgttattgttgtgctctcgctctcgctcgcgctACAGCACGCACTCTGCCGCTCGCACTGCTTAATAACTGCATTATGAAATGCGTGTCGGGGGCGCCTTCAATGGCCACTCGTCTCAGTGCACTGGGGGGGAAGGGCTGCATAATGTTCGCACTTGGtacaagtttttgttttttttttggtacttGTTTTTTCCGTTGCAGTTTGAATgacgcttttaattaaaatgggcTGTCATTTAGTGGAACGAGTCTGTGTAATGGGTGGACAGGCCGGTTTGGCATCCAGTTTCTGTTCGAATTTATCTTAATTGATTTCATTCAGAAATTATAGTCAAATGGCAGGTTTTGATAGTTTCCACATACCGGGTGATCTTTTTTATCTGCGGCCACTTGAAATATCTAGTTTATATGATtattggtttttggtttttactCTTTGACTCTTTTAAGCTATTCAAGTCAATTTCCCAATTTGAAAGTTTTAAAGCACATGTTAAATTTAGCATCAAGGCTAAGAACAATTCCTCAAATAGCTGCGTTTGCAACGACCATCTCCCCCTCCCCCACTATCCACAATCCAGAGAAGACGACGCACCCAACGGATTCAAATATTCCCTCGCACAGACTGCGACGCTGGCGTCACATTGACGTCAACGGACTGGTGAGTGAGGCAGTGCGGCACGTTCTGGAAATCAAATTATGTATGTACTATGTGGATTTATATAGA
The sequence above is a segment of the Drosophila virilis strain 15010-1051.87 chromosome 3, Dvir_AGI_RSII-ME, whole genome shotgun sequence genome. Coding sequences within it:
- the LOC6624231 gene encoding dyslexia-associated protein KIAA0319-like protein; this translates as MARAHPSNCGWLCFWLCMASATYASADVMTAAGVGGAGTTTTTTQNALLATAGKQELSANGKQLPVCSRMLRHVFENATPRDEQQAGVFEEYKPEVGQVLDEETYLWSCLEACCEKSQSRNRGSNQTNSCNVVLVFKRKCYHIHCVSNEACLPKSLARERENEKVQMVLVNPVDGDQPETWTQLLKATKQNAAMLPYESELNFWKQPHRLPFQDSNAYDDDEFPMAEKRMKQLLLQPPDENEEDLSYYGGAELPSTAKFMTCDLDTPCPPQEECVPLQANAVTGLCSCKHGFIRNKQHKCIMPAVPYSAYLPNEASALVTQEAAGSEIVPEVVAPPPVKQEVNKVTVSVMSKEVQLPEQEVTLAAFTVPDEETSGAKYKYLWTLISQPKGPMNGTISDQSKPKVKLSNLSAGLYTFKVTVTGDNGTFGEAAANVTVLPERRINQAPQVIISPSEQTIRQPTSNAVLDGSTSTDDDKIVNWHWEVILGPLGYQPQLPEVNTLQLDLTSPGNYTFKLTVTDSNNVTNSTTATIQVLKETDYAPVANAGDAVILYLPNNNVTLNGTASSDDHEIVEWEWTKDASDEAKAVDMQNTRTPYVQLSNLEEGMYTFVLKVTDSSKQSSTAKVHVFVKPPTNSPPTAKAGVNVTTSLPINWAILNGSESKDDIGIKSYQWKQLSGPNKALILKSNSSIANATSLTLGLYEFELSVADENNNTATDSTWVKIVQERNAAPIANAGGDRTIALPVTAIYLNGSQSSDDLAVVKYVWTREDSSQAAGVIVGDTDKQPIMILSNVVQGRYVFKLTVSDDQGLTGTDSVSINVHADPMLMNLVQVTLPMGLSVVTKSELDSTVQKLQLLLGDDNKIQIRELKQDLHTEAAVLEFFVMTNNAKSGQSRPMDGLHVERMLRAKLQKDDSILGALYVDIRTTVCQNNCSGHGRCEPSTRACICEAFWMPSVGFFFSNDEANCDWSILYVFVGVISSCLLLSGIFWGIACACRQTKKPRMRQKVQKYALIGTQDEEAANYSRNTSLTESETDSDVLFETRSKSNGIGKRKANHSSSQGSGSAGREGNKYAATKLGRKIKT